The nucleotide window AACAAGATCACAAATCTGGAACCGGTGTCGTGCCAAACAGTAGCAGGATGACACGGTATCATCCCGTTTACACTTTAATACCAAATGGGATGGCATGAAATTGGCATGGTTTGGCACGATTTCGGTATTCCGATtttgatgcccacccctaattattattgttattatggAAACATGTTTTTACACATTATTATTACTAGTCTCTGAGTACGTGCTTCCGCGCCTgtgagaggctttttttttttttttgaatttattttagaattaaaaaagataatgggtagttgtgttccataaaaataggattcattatctgatttttcttttaattttaatttttttaatatgaaaaaatgtgaatttaccatattattctcatttcattaataatttcaattcttaatgtttgcattaactaagggcattttgaatgtttcaccattatctgccttttgctttatatatatagatatagattATTGTTACTAGCCTATTCACACGCGCTTCCGCACTtacgagaggttttttttttataaaatttttaaatttgctttagaattaaaaaaagataatgggtaattgtgttccataaaaataggatccattatctgatttttctttttatttaaattttttttaatatgaaaaagtgtgaatttaccatattatcctcatttaattaataatttcaattcttaatgtttgcattaaccaaatGCATTTTCTGACATTTTGAATGTCCCCCCTCCTCTCtagtttaaactatcgttTGTACTTACAAAAAATAGATATATGCTTTAGCACCACGTTTctactcttcttctttttttttctttttcttttttcttttttataaatttctttAAGTAGATAAAACTCCTTTCATTTGATTGGATAATGCATGGCGTCAAATGAATCAAGAGACCATTTCTGAATGGGAAATGCGGCGTATGGCTTCAAACGAATAATAGCAAGGCCTTTAAACCAACCCCACTTCTCTTTCAACGAAGAGTAAATTTTGTATTTACTATGAACACAGAAATAAGATTTACATATAAACCAATTCTTCCCATTTATGCACCAATACACAACACAATCATTCCGTCGTCCAGTAAGGTTTTAGACCCAAACCCTATAGTTCCACCATTACAACGGGAGCCCTTCTCCCTTCTCATATAATACAAACCTATATGGAGTATAAAGAAATTCTTATGCTCAACTCATGCTAAGCTAAGATTGCATGGGTGAATCATATCAAACCCTGCTACTTGGGTACCTGGCTCTGTCCTTGAACTTGTGGTTTAGTTCGGCAAGCTGCAGACATCACCCGCAGGCGTCTGGTTATTTCTGTAAATGATGGGCGAGCAATGGGATCAGCAGCCCAGCATTGCTCCATTAGCAACTTCCACTCGGAATCACAATAGCCTGGCACAGGTGGCCTCAATGTGTTATTCACAATGCCTCCTGCAAACAAAGAAGGGGAATCCAAGTTAAGTACAATTTCCagcctttctttctctctattCTCTTGACTCTCCATACATGAAAAATCAGCAGGTGAGCAATGAACATGTGCAAAACCAGTAGGACTAATCAATGTCATAGTTAAGAACGGGACAAATGCTCTTTGTTGATCAATAAGTTTTAACTCCCTGTGCAATCAGATTGTCTAATGGTCCCAGTAAGGAGCAGCCCTCAGTGCACATAAAgtccaaaaccaatttcagtCAAGGATGAActtgagaaaagaaagataaaatccTACACTACATTTGTTGGTGAAACACattgtttcatattttatgttttattacttaaattGAAGTATAATCAGTAAAATTCTAAATATATTATTCCTTAAAAGGAATCTAACTAATGTAATGTAAACACTGGTTAAAGTCGCTTTCAACATCATTCCATTAATTATATAAAGGCTAAATGATAGCTCCTTTTTAGCCGTCCAATAGATTTTtcataaagtttaaaattAATCTACAATACCTTTTACTTCATTCATGATTCATCAGTCTATTCTAGTTCAATGGTTAGATTCCTCTTGTTCTATGCAAAACCAGACCATATAGAATTTCAAGATCCAACTTTATCATTAATGACTGGTTTTGTAGTGCTCAAGGTTAGCAATCTATGACAAAATTGAATATCTGTTTTCTGAAAAGATTCATTACATGAATGAACCGAAATCCCTAAACTCAACCAAATCTGATAATATGCTACTTAAAAgtaactttaaataaaataagtaaataaatgaaatcaaCAAGGGAAGGACTCGAGCATCAACTTCTTGAGGGAGTTAATTTTACGGATGCTGGTTCATTATGTTATGCAAAAATTAACAAGATACTAAATGTGCTTGAACATCGGACTGAAGCCGAGTGAGACATCATGACGAGAGAGCCTAGTACTCACCTATGATTGCTCCATAATGCATATTGGCATAAGGCTCCTCACCAGTTAGTATCTCCCATAAGACAATACCAAAGGAGAATACATCAACCTGCCAACAGGCAAAAAGTGGCTCAATGACATGCATCAATGTACGGAAAAAGAAATTGGCTGAATGATATCAGGAATGAAAACCACAAGAATCTCTAACTTTCATGTATTCGAATACTGAATaacttttttctccttttggcCTCAGTTATTTTTATTGCTTAAACTATTTTGAACAAACACGCACACAAGTACTGTATCTGCCTAAAAGGCAGACAAGAACAGATTTAAGTCATCCTCCATTGGATTTTAAATTGCATATTATCCACTTAAGTTAGTGTTTCCCGTAGAGTATATAAGTTCAACAATCAGCTGAACTATGCATTAGTAATATTCTTTTTCTACCAGTAAGCATTTAGAAATGAACTGCAGTATCCTACCTTTTCAGAAACCTTACTACTGCTACCATTAAGAAGCTCTGGAGCCATCCAGGGTAGGGTTCCCCTCACACCACCAGTAACTAAGgtgtttcttttgatttttgacaAGCCAAAATCTCCAACCTGCAAAATTCAAGAATTTTCTGCTAAATACTTGTTTGATTTAGAACATAATTACTGTtcggaaaagaagaaaaaacgaCGATAATCACCCATTTAATAAGCAAGATTCCATCTTGAATTCCTAATCAACTACAGAATCTTACAAAGACAACAAGAATTGTACAAATACCTTGCAAATGGGTCGTAAAGGGTCTTTCAAGTTCACAAGCAAATTGTCACATTTCAAATCAAAGTGTACTATGTTTTTTGAATGCAGATATTCCATTCCAAATGCTGCATCCATAGCAATAATGAGCCGCTTACGACGATCAAGATGTCTGGACATTCACAAAACCAAAGTAAGATTAAGAAGATTGGAGATTCTGGTACACTGCAAAGGATTGCATCTTTGACATAactaaagaaagaaatattacCTCTCCTTGCTAAGTAAAACATGCCTCAGAGAGCCATTCACCATGAACTCAGTCACGGTGGCTAGTGTTCCTCCTGGTCCATTCTGGACAACGCCATAAAATGCAACCACATTTGGATGGTGAAGCTTCGAAAGAATTTCGGCTTCACGCCAGAACTCAACAGTctggaaacaaagaaaaaatagaagaaagaaaaagaggatcAACAGTTACTGTTATTGATATGTCACATGATTACTGGTTAATGAGCACAACGCTGTAGGTGAAGGCTGCCCTCCAACAGCCAGCACCCAGAGGTTATCATAAATATCTGAAACAAGGACAACTCTCAGACTAGACAATGGGGCGATCACAGCCAACTAGAATTAAATTTATGGATTCTTTATTGCCTTCATTATGCATAAGATGATATTGGAGATATTCATCACCATAGACTGAAAAAATGACTCACTCCGACTCTAGCTTAGTGAATTACTGAACAAGAAAACTATCTGTTCCGACTCACCAGTCTTTCTTGCTCTGATGAGCGCCCTGTGAAACAGCTCTTTTTTATACGCTTAATGGCAACATCTGTTCCCCTCCATTTTCCATGATAAACTGTCCCAAATGTGCCAGAACCCAATTCCTTAAGCTCTTCAAGATCTTCATTCTCTATGATCTGCTAGGAAATTCATAGATGACCAACAAGAGAATTAACAGatttcacaatttccattTGCATCAACTGAACAGAGGACAGATGATAATCAGAAGGAAAAAATGTATGTCTGATGCAATATGATGAATGCATTGCAAAGATGTTTCATCAATCACTTCTGATGTGCAAAAGTTTAGATCATTTCGAGACTAGTATGACAATGAAACTTGTAATGGACAAAACAAAGCCAAAATATATGACAAAGGGCACAAGTTATATTTGATATATTCTTTTAGACAGTGATTTAGATTCAAACAGTTGTTAACCTAGATTTGGCAGGGTGCAAACAACAGTATGAAGAAGTTCAAAGCTAAGTTAGTAATGGCAGTGCCATTGTAGTAGAGGAATATTATACAATACATGTGATGTTTGAGGGATTGGTGGTTTCCAGATTGGGGGTTCCTATGACAACAGAACCACTAAAGAGGAACATGGGGGGACTGTCAACACGTCTAATAGGCAAGCTGAAGCGGCATAATTCTATGGTGGAAAGGCAAAAAAATTGCTCCCAAATGCAACCCAAGTACTACTAAGCTTTAGTCAAACATTGCCTTGGCTTTAATTGAACAAGGATATGGGAAAAATTTATAcccaggaaaagaaaataaatgaaaaatgaatctgTATAGTTCACGGATAGGTTCCAGAGAAGAGCATTACTTTTAACTTTCTCATATTGCAAATAGAAAAAAACTGACTGTCATACCTGCAAGGTACTAATATCAAATTCTCCCCGAGAAAGATCAACAAGAGAACCTGTGTTCTGAGTATTTAGCTCGCCATCCTATAAGAAAGTGCAAATGAAAATTGGTCAGAGGCAATCAAGATGGTAATAGCGTGATTTACTAGTAAAATATGGAGCAGATAGAGATACCTCATACTCTGATTCTCGTATTCCATGATTTACCCCATCCAGCTGCTCACTCTCAATTCCCTTGGGTGGAGAGGGATTGTATTCTGAAGCTAAATTCATGGTGTTGGGACTGGCTATACCAGATGATTCTTGACGAATATCCTCATCAAAATTTATATGGGAGTCAGTGTGACCGAAAACAACTCCATCAGGCTTCAAAGGTGGATAGCTGTAATCTACTGCAACTCCTTCTCGAAGATTGGTCAGTGGGGATGGGAAACCCAGATGGTCCTGATCCATAAGGGAAACGTCTTTTCTAACAAATTCATTCTGAGCCAAATTTCGGAAATATGACCAATGCTTAGGCTCATGATTCTCCATGTTCAAGCTCAAGCCAGTTCCATCCCCAGGAAGTGGACTCATGCCAGAAAGGTCCCCTGAGATTCTAGCCTTGGAAAATATATCAGACAGGAAATCACGAGGAAATCGGTCATTAATATCAATGAGAATATCTCCCTGCTCTGGGTTGCCAACCCCAGCAGTAGACTGAACATGAGCAACACCTTTAGCTGGGTTCTCTGTCCAAGACAATGGATGCGCATGACCCTCAGCATTATTCCCTTGGTCCTTATTGGCGGCAACCTCAGTCCATTCAAATTCTGATGGAACTGAAGCAGAATCTTTAAGCTTACCAGAATTTTCTTGACCAGCAGTTAGTTGAGTCCGCGCAGCCACTTCTTTATCATTGATAGTTGGGTCTTTGTAGTTATCTTTTAGCCGGCCCATTTCATGGCCATCCACAGAATTAACAGCTACATGTCTCAAGTCAGGAGTTTGTACCTTTGGCTCAAGCCCCTCAGGATAAGCATCAGAAttcattttgttaatattttcaGCAAATTCcttatacttttcaaattgTGCCAGTCCATCTTCAACATGCAGTAGTTTTGAAGGTAAGCCAGACTGCTCAGACTGCAAAGGAACATTTTCATCACGCAATTTATCAACAGAGTCCGCAATTGGTTGTGAGTGATCAGAACGTGCCTGACCTATCATAAACTGAGAACCAAAAGAATCGCCAGATTTTGACAAACGGTTCAATTCTGCTTGTTCCCTGGGGATCCGCTCAGAATGATAGACACGCTGGGGAGCCACAGGCGGTTCAAGGTAGCTAAAGTCCATAGAATCAACCTCAGAGCCACCATATCTGGAATCAACCTCAGAGCCACCATATCCAGGATTAGATGGTCCACTCGATGTGTGGAATTGGTCATCTTCATTGTTCCTTTTCCCGTCATTTACATCTTCAGAGGTAATTGGATTTTGTCGAGGTTCCTGGAGCTTTTTGTTGCTTCTTGTAGCCATCAGAGATGATCCTGTCTCTGCCGCTGAATTGGCAACTGAAACTTCATCCCTAGAAATATAATTTGGAATTGAACCATCATATGGAGGTAGAGAAACAGCGTTCTCATTTTCTAAATTCCTAAGTTTATCACTTTCATTTATCTTATGGAGagagctctctctcttcattcTTGCTTCCTTTAGTGGAGCTTCCTTCTCTAAAGATTGAATTTTCTCAGGTTCATTTATCTTTTGTGCTGAGCTATCTCTTTTCAATTTCACCTCTTTTCTGGGCAATTCTGAATCTTGCCCGTGTATGCCACCATATAGCTGCTCTTCAATCAAACCCCCTTGTTGAGTGGATTGTCCATATATAGCCATTGAATCTATGTTCCCTCCAGGCGTTGCATAGTGAGAAGGGTGAGAACCAAAATCATATTGCAATGGGGCAGAAGAGGGCACAGTAGTCTGTCCATCTTTCCCAGGGAAGCTCTCCACAGCGTGGAAAGTTGTCAGTGGATGCTGTCTCGCTTCTCCACTGTGCATCTTCTGTCCCTGGTATGGGTGTGAATTGGATTCATAAGCACCTGAAGATCCTGGAAGTACTGATTGAGAAGATTGATTAGTTGAGGAAGGCACATTTGCTGCTGACGGTGCTGTGCTCGCACCAGCTGTATCAGGCACTGCTCGAGTGCTCTCCCTTGCAACATTTAGACTGAGTAACTCTTCCAAATTGTTACCAGATGAACTTGCCAAAGCAATAGAATTTTTTCTTGAACCTAGGTCCATACCATTTACAGCAACTACATATTGAATCTCGGGATCACCATCTATGCTTTCTACACCAAACTGAGAATCCTCCAAATCAAGACTAGAAAACAGGAACATCCTAGGTTTCTGTGATCCCCCATCTTGTAGCACAGTGCATTCCTCCATCATGTTTTGCAGATCTTCATCacaagaaacagaaacaagTGCATCAAGATCCTCACCGGGAAGCTGATACTTTATTGCACGAGTTTGTTCATAAATTGTCAACATTTTCTGCATAAGATCCTGCCAAAAGATATCCCTGTTTACCCGGATAATACGTGTTTCACCTCCAACATATCTAAGCCTTCCATCACTAGGACGAGGCAAAATTTTACCACCAAAGCTACAGAGAAACTTCAGTTTTCTCACTGAGCTATCAGACAGTCCTGAAGAGACATGACTGAGTCCTCGATTGATGTCATTCCTTGATGAGGTTTGTGGTAACCGTACCGAATCATAGTAACTCTTATCTTCATGTGCATAAGATGCCTTTCTTTCAAATTCCTGGCCACGACTTTTTTCTACTGAGTTCAGCAAAGAAATATCAGACCCACTTTCTGAACCTGTATGGCTAATTCCCAGTATGCCTTTTAGATCCATAAAGTTAGGAGAGCTATTAGGATCCCCTGAAGCATGTGGAACTAAATGCTGCCTTGGGTTCACCCTCTCCCGCATAAATTCAAGAGCAAATTCCTCGCCGGTCTGAATGGAGTAATTCAACACAGGCCTGGCTCCAACAGCAACATTGTAATCTGGAGGTCGCATGTTAGTGTTAATATTACTTGATGGATCCGGGAAAAACCTTTGATTGGCAGACCCATGTCCCTCATTTCTAGTTTCAACAGTACTGTATCGAACTTGCTCGTAGTTTTTCTGTTGATCCATTGTACCTTTACCCAAATTTCTATCCATATGGTCTAACTTCACCTGGATAAACAGCCACGCCACAAAGCAGTAAATATGACACATGAGCATGCTCCCATGGGTAGCCAACTGCAATCTTTGCTATCAGAATACATTCTTCCAATGAAGCAGTCCTTAATTAGGAACCTAAGGGAGTAAATGAGGTATCACTAGATCAGTCAACCAGAAGGATAATCTCTAAGCATGAGCAATGTATAAGAAAACAACCTTCTCCAACAAGACAGAAGCCAAAAGACTTGAAGCACCttgaacaaattattcaatttgagttcaaaactcaTCAATGATTTGAGAAACAAACCAGTGAATCCATATATAGATAATCAAGTCTAAAGAACAAACTACAGACTCAAACATTTTAACCTAACAACCTCTCATAATTATCTAATTTCAGAAATGCACTGATATTCACATATATACTTGAAGCACCTTGATAAACTTTGAAACAGGCTTCTCTAAACAATGAAAATGTTGTAAAAAAGAGTCACTTTAGAGGAGATTTCAACTTTTTCGAGATGATCTAAAGCAATACAGATACAAGCTTTGAAATATCATgtcctttttccttctttattttCAGTGACCAAACAGACGATAAATCAACCCAATTGGAATCCAAAAGATATTCCACAATTCACATTGTTTGGATCAACTTACGACTGCATCAACAACTATAAATATGACTTCCATTGTACCCATTTGTATCCATATCatctttttcattcattttctcaGCATGCAAACCGTTTCAACAAGCATACAGCTCGGTTTCCCCATAATAATAttgaagaataataataactgCTAGTAACACTGTCTCAATAAAATTGGAGAATTTCATGAATTTACTTGTGAAATTGACTCAATCAGAAAATCGGTAGACTAGAAAGACTAAGAAGACTTGAGCTAGATTTTGAGTCACCGACATGCAACTCAGATTCAAGATCCAAAACCCACAGaatcaaaccccaaaaaaaaaaacaaaacaaaaacaaaaacaaaaaaaaaacccctttcGAGTTGacataaacataaaaacaaaaaaaacccaaaattcacaGCAATCAGGCAAGATTTTCAGCATATGAACTCCGACCCATTCAAATTCACACAAAATCAGCTCAAAATTGAACatcaaaatcccaaaataacaaaaaagaccATAGCTTGTAAGAGATCCAGCTGAAATTAGTACAATAATACAATAATGGGTGAAACGAACACAAAACTGATCgcaaaaaacaataatgaagAAGATTAACATAATAATTACCTTCGAAGACAATAACATAGATCAGTGAAGAACACAAACACTGACTGTGAATACCcccaccctctctctctctgttgctCTCTGTTTATGCGTCTTATAGTTGAAACTTTCTGTGAGCTCAAAGactctctttttttcacatttcttttctttgttttttaaagaagattttGGAGATTTACGGCTTTCTCAGAACGGTaacgaatttttttattttccacggctaaaaaagataaaattgatcttgttaattttctattttgatttATGGAGAGCCCACTCGCTGTAGGAGCTCGTGCACAACACTGTCCACTTGGAGGGGGATATTCTTTGGCAGGCTTTGGATGTGCTGTAACAGTACTTGGTTACTGTGTGAAGAACTTAGAATGAATATGTGTACATACGACCCAAAATCTAGTTGGATTTTCTAATAGAATTGGGTGTGCTTTTTCTACTAGATGCACATGCTGAAGTGTTATACGCACCTCATTTTACCCTAATTGGAAATTGTGCACAACTTATATGGTAATCTTGTAAATTTAACACTCACCAAGTTTGTGGGAGTTTTAGCTCTTTGCGGTAAGAATATCTGTCTCTATCAAAAAGAAGTTGATAATCTAACTAAAAGCTTGCATGCCAATTAttgaatcatatatatatcaacgattGAGATGCACTTTAGTCACTCTCACACGCATCCCAGCCGTCCTTAagagatttttttcttttctttgttgagaCTATCTATATTGTGataatgtaaaaaaaaaatagaatagcattgggttttttcaaatttgtttcaaaaaaaatcgtatagccgagcggttatacttggttttttctaattttttttaaaagaaagctATACtgagtttttcagttttttttttaaaatagtatagccgggcggctatactcaattttttaattttttatgaagaaatcgtatagccgcgcggctatactaggtgttttctgattttttttaacaaaaagctATATACTGGTTTTGTACATGTCTTAAAAACTCGATAAAATTcgcatttttttaaaaagcaaatatACAATACTCATATTGAACATATACGTACATatgtttcatgtttaatacacgtattatcacataattatcacatattattgaatacaaataatatatatttaaaaaattaaatatattatattaaaatattatatagtggctgTCGATTAGGGTGCCGCACCTTGAGCGACAGTAGACGTGAAACCTCATGAAGGCCGCCCCACTTTTCTAATGCACGCGCAATGTCGTAGCGCCCTGTAAAATGTTGAAAACAGAATTGGTTTTATAGGAAGATACAAAGAATAGTATTTACTTAGTAAGGTGAAACAACCTAGGTTCCTAGTAAACAAATTGTAGcagaaacaaaaagacaagGAAAAACTAGGTCTGGCTAGCTGCGGACTGTTATGTCCCTCTCAAACATGCAATGGCTATGCCACAGTAAACCATCTAACCAAATATGAGATCATAATCTCCTTC belongs to Prunus persica cultivar Lovell chromosome G4, Prunus_persica_NCBIv2, whole genome shotgun sequence and includes:
- the LOC18781339 gene encoding uncharacterized protein LOC18781339 gives rise to the protein MLMCHIYCFVAWLFIQVKLDHMDRNLGKGTMDQQKNYEQVRYSTVETRNEGHGSANQRFFPDPSSNINTNMRPPDYNVAVGARPVLNYSIQTGEEFALEFMRERVNPRQHLVPHASGDPNSSPNFMDLKGILGISHTGSESGSDISLLNSVEKSRGQEFERKASYAHEDKSYYDSVRLPQTSSRNDINRGLSHVSSGLSDSSVRKLKFLCSFGGKILPRPSDGRLRYVGGETRIIRVNRDIFWQDLMQKMLTIYEQTRAIKYQLPGEDLDALVSVSCDEDLQNMMEECTVLQDGGSQKPRMFLFSSLDLEDSQFGVESIDGDPEIQYVVAVNGMDLGSRKNSIALASSSGNNLEELLSLNVARESTRAVPDTAGASTAPSAANVPSSTNQSSQSVLPGSSGAYESNSHPYQGQKMHSGEARQHPLTTFHAVESFPGKDGQTTVPSSAPLQYDFGSHPSHYATPGGNIDSMAIYGQSTQQGGLIEEQLYGGIHGQDSELPRKEVKLKRDSSAQKINEPEKIQSLEKEAPLKEARMKRESSLHKINESDKLRNLENENAVSLPPYDGSIPNYISRDEVSVANSAAETGSSLMATRSNKKLQEPRQNPITSEDVNDGKRNNEDDQFHTSSGPSNPGYGGSEVDSRYGGSEVDSMDFSYLEPPVAPQRVYHSERIPREQAELNRLSKSGDSFGSQFMIGQARSDHSQPIADSVDKLRDENVPLQSEQSGLPSKLLHVEDGLAQFEKYKEFAENINKMNSDAYPEGLEPKVQTPDLRHVAVNSVDGHEMGRLKDNYKDPTINDKEVAARTQLTAGQENSGKLKDSASVPSEFEWTEVAANKDQGNNAEGHAHPLSWTENPAKGVAHVQSTAGVGNPEQGDILIDINDRFPRDFLSDIFSKARISGDLSGMSPLPGDGTGLSLNMENHEPKHWSYFRNLAQNEFVRKDVSLMDQDHLGFPSPLTNLREGVAVDYSYPPLKPDGVVFGHTDSHINFDEDIRQESSGIASPNTMNLASEYNPSPPKGIESEQLDGVNHGIRESEYEDGELNTQNTGSLVDLSRGEFDISTLQIIENEDLEELKELGSGTFGTVYHGKWRGTDVAIKRIKKSCFTGRSSEQERLTVEFWREAEILSKLHHPNVVAFYGVVQNGPGGTLATVTEFMVNGSLRHVLLSKERHLDRRKRLIIAMDAAFGMEYLHSKNIVHFDLKCDNLLVNLKDPLRPICKVGDFGLSKIKRNTLVTGGVRGTLPWMAPELLNGSSSKVSEKVDVFSFGIVLWEILTGEEPYANMHYGAIIGGIVNNTLRPPVPGYCDSEWKLLMEQCWAADPIARPSFTEITRRLRVMSAACRTKPQVQGQSQVPK